GCATCCCGGACCCGGTCCTACAACAGATTGAGGATTTCGGGAATGGAGTGGTTTCAGCCAATGATGCCTTCATCGCGGTCTCCCGCTATTTTGATCGCCTGACGCGGCCGGAACAACTAATCCCCGCCTTCCATCAAGCGATGCGTGTGCTGACCGACCCCGCTGAATGCGGGCCTGTCACGCTCAGCCTGTGTCAGGATGTTCAGGCCGAGGCTTTTGAATATCCCAACGCGTTTTTCAGGGAGCGCATCCGCCGCCAGGTGCCCGACGCACGTGAGCTTACTGACGCCGTGAAGCTGATCCGTCAGACGCGCAAACCTCTCATTATCGCCGGTGGCGGTGTGCTCTATGCCGAGGCGGAACAGGCGCTGGCGGCGATGAGTCACGCCTATGGCGTCCCCGTCGGGGAAACGCAGGCCGGGAAATCTTCCCTGCCCACCGCGCACGCGCTTAATATGGGCGGGATCGGCGTTAGTGGGGGCACGGCCGCGAATGAAATGGCGCAGGAGGCCGACCTCATCATTGCGGTCGGGACGCGCTTACAGGATTTCACCACCGGGTCCTGAGGGTTGTTCAAAAACCCGGACATGAAAATCATCGCGTTGAACTTGCAGCCTTTCGACGCGGTCAAACATGACGCCCTGCCGGTCATTGCGGATGCAAAAATCGCCGCGGAACAGATCGCGGCAGCGCTGAAAGGCTGGAAAGCGGATGCTGGCTGGACGAAGCGCGCGCAAGCGGCGCGTCAGCGATGGCTTGAAACGGCCGATGCCTACCAGGCCGTCCCGGAAGGAGAGGCGCTGCCAACTGATGCGCAGGTCATCGGTGCGGCGCAACGTGTCGCGAAACCGACCGATACGGTCGTCTGCGCGGCCGGAGGCTACCAGCGGAATTGCAGAAACCTGGCGGCCTGAGCAGCCGGGTGGATACCACATGGAATACGGGTTCTCCTGCATGGGCTATGAGCTTGCCGGCGGGATTGGCGTCAAAATGGCGCGGCCGAAACGGGACGTTATTGTGATGGTGGGGGATGGCTTCTACCTCATGCTGAATTCCGAGATCGCCACGTCCGTCATGTTAGGCCATAACCATGATTATCGTCCTGTTGGATAATCATGGTTATGGCTGCATTAACCGTCTTCAGCAGGCGACGAGGAGTGCGCCTTTCAATAATCTCTGGGTGGACTCATAGCATATGGCGCAGTTCCCACAGATTGACTTTGTGCAACATGCGCGCGGGCTTGGGGCCCTCGCGGAAAAAGTCGCGTCGCTCCCGGCCTTGTCCGAAGCAATTGCGCGCGCAAGGCGGACCGCACAACGGCGATCCTGATCGACACTGACCCGAAACCGAACACGAAAGAGGGCGGCGCATGGTGGGATGTGGCCGTGCCGGAGGTTTCAACGCGCCCGCAGGTTAATAAAGCACGCACCAATTATGAACGTGCACGCAGGGCGCAGCGTATCGGAAACTGAACGCGGCCGTTTTGGGTCTGATAAAGAAGGACGGGCAATATGGCGATCAAAATCGGCACGAACCCTATCATCTGGTCAAATGATGACCTCCGATTCCTCGGGGTTACGACATCGCTTGACACCTGCCTGAGGGAAGCGCGGTTTGCCGGGATTGAAGGCATGGAAATGGGGCATAAATTGCCGACTTCCGCGCCTGAGCTGAAAAAGGTCCTTTCACCGCATAATATGGCGTTCATCTCCGGTTGATGGTCAACCAATCTGCTTGTTCATGATGAGGCGGCGGAAATCGAGGCCATTTCTGCTCATCTTCAATTGCTGAAGGAAATGGGGCGCAAGGTCTGCATCGTCTGTGAGACATCGAATTCCATCCAGCACGGGGCGTTTGACACGCCGCTTTCACAACGCCCCGTGCTGGATGATGCAGGCTGGGCGCTTCTGACCACGCGCATGACGCGGCTGGGGGACTATATTGCCCAGCAAGGGATTGACCTTGTCTATCATCACCATATGGGGACGGTGGTGCAGTCAAGGCAGGATATCGTGCGGTTTATGGATGAGACAGGCCCCTCCGTGAAGCTCTTGCTCGATACAGGCCACGCTTTATAGGGCGGTGCCGACCCCGCCGAACTGGCACGCACCTACCGAACACGCATCAAACACATCCACGCCAAAGACCTCCGCCCCTTTAAACGCGCGCAGGCGGATGTTTGCGAATGGAGCTTCCTCCGCGCCGTCCTCTCCGGCGTCTTTACCGTGCCGGGCGATGGCGGGATCGATTACCGCCGGATCTTCGCGGAATTGCCGGATTATGATGGCTGGGTGGTGATCGAAGCGGAACAGGACCCGCAACGCGCCAACCCGTTGGTTTACGTGCGGATGGGGCGAAATTATTTGGTGGATGCGTTGGGGGAAGGATGGGACAAATGTAACGTCCATGGCTGAGATTAGCGCACTCGACGCGTCTGAAGTTGATCGAAACAACTATACGCTTATCTTACAGGTAGATCATCGCTGTCTTTTAGGCCTATTTTAAAGACAAATTTTTTAAATCAAAGTATTGTGGATTCTCTTTTGAGAGGTTTATAATGTTCGAGACATCGGTGATGGTTACTTGAGGACATTGGGCTTAAATTGCAGTTTCGCGATGAAATCCTTGTTAGACAGCAAGACGACTAGCTTTCGTCAAAGCTCTTAAGTCGTTTATCGTTTAATTAGGGGCAATGACGAACGTTTCAGCCTTCATAAACGTGTGTCATCGGCGTCGAGATTAGAGGGGCTAAGTTGTTCGCCTTTTAGGGATCCTTTAACTGGTTCTTACCTATCGATTATTAATCATCGATATTGGACGTGCAACGAAGACGAACACTTGGATTCTTTGCACGCTTTAATTTTCGTTTTCAACTCAATCATCGAGGAAGTTAGTGGCGATTACCGATTTATATTTCAAACGTAAGAAGCGTGAACGGGGAGAAATATCGGACGTATACTCGTACGACCAACTCTCAAATAGTTTCAAGGTACAAGTAATAAAAATCATTTTGGATGTCGTGGGCGATATCAATTCTCCTTATGGTGAATCGAGTTTCCAGTTCTACAGAGAAATCGATTCGATCTTATCCAGGGAGCTA
This DNA window, taken from Acetobacteraceae bacterium, encodes the following:
- a CDS encoding thiamine pyrophosphate-binding protein gives rise to the protein MHAATAFAKARRRQQVMACTSSIGPGALNMVTGAAVAHVNRLSLLLLPGDVFANRIPDPVLQQIEDFGNGVVSANDAFIAVSRYFDRLTRPEQLIPAFHQAMRVLTDPAECGPVTLSLCQDVQAEAFEYPNAFFRERIRRQVPDARELTDAVKLIRQTRKPLIIAGGGVLYAEAEQALAAMSHAYGVPVGETQAGKSSLPTAHALNMGGIGVSGGTAANEMAQEADLIIAVGTRLQDFTTGS
- a CDS encoding thiamine pyrophosphate-dependent enzyme → MEYGFSCMGYELAGGIGVKMARPKRDVIVMVGDGFYLMLNSEIATSVMLGHNHDYRPVG